A single Callithrix jacchus isolate 240 chromosome 4, calJac240_pri, whole genome shotgun sequence DNA region contains:
- the CNR1 gene encoding cannabinoid receptor 1 gives MKSILDGLADTTFRTITTDLLYVGSNDIQYEDTKGDMASKLGYFPQKFPLTSFRGSPFQEKMTAGDNPQLVPADQVNITEFYNKSLSSFKENEENIQCGENFMDIECFMVLNPSQQLAIAVLSLTLGTFTVLENLLVLCVILHSRSLRCRPSYHFIGSLAVADLLGSVIFVYSFIDFHVFHRKDSRNVFLFKLGGVTASFTASVGSLFLTAIDRYISIHRPLAYKRIVTRPKAVVAFCLMWTIAIVIAVLPLLGWNCEKLQSVCSDIFPHIDETYLMFWIGVTSVLLLFIVYAYMYILWKAHSHAVRMIQRGTQKSIIIHTSEDGKVQVTRPDQARMDIRLAKTLVLILVVLIICWGPLLAIMVYDVFGKMNKLIKTVFAFCSMLCLLNSTVNPIIYALRSKDLRHAFRSMFPSCEGTAQPLDNSMGDSDCLHKHANNAASVHRAAESCIKSTVKIAKVTMSVSTDTSAEAL, from the coding sequence ATGAAGTCGATCCTAGATGGCCTTGCAGATACCACCTTTCGCACCATCACCACAGACCTCCTCTACGTGGGCTCAAATGACATTCAGTACGAAGACACCAAAGGTGACATGGCATCCAAATTAGGATACTTCCCACAGAAATTCCCTTTAACTTCCTTTAGGGGAAGTCCCTTCCAAGAGAAGATGACTGCGGGAGACAACCCCCAGCTAGTCCCAGCAGACCAGGTGAACATTACAGAATTTTACAACAAGTCTCTGTCATCCTTCAAGGAGAATGAGGAGAACATCCAGTGTGGGGAGAACTTCATGGACATAGAGTGCTTCATGGTCCTGAACCCCAGCCAGCAGCTGGCCATCGCGGTCCTGTCCCTCACACTGGGAACCTTCACGGTCCTGGAGAACCTCCTGGTGCTGTGCGTCATCCTCCATTCCCGCAGCCTCCGCTGCAGGCCCTCTTATCACTTCATCGGCAGCCTGGCGGTAGCAGACCTCCTGGGCAGCGTCATTTTTGTCTACAGCTTCATTGACTTCCACGTGTTCCACCGCAAAGATAGCCGCAACGTGTTTTTGTTCAAACTGGGTGGGGTCACAGCCTCCTTCACTGCCTCTGTGGGCAGCCTGTTCCTCACGGCCATCGACAGGTACATATCCATTCACAGGCCCCTGGCGTATAAAAGGATTGTCACCAGGCCCAAGGCTGTGGTGGCATTTTGCCTGATGTGGACCATAGCCATTGTGATCGCCGTGCTGCCTCTCCTGggctggaactgtgagaaattgcAATCCGTTTGCTCAGACATTTTCCCACACATTGATGAAACCTACCTAATGTTCTGGATCGGGGTCACCAGCGTGCTGCTTCTGTTCATCgtgtatgcatacatgtatatccTCTGGAAGGCTCACAGCCACGCAGTCCGCATGATTCAGCGTGGCACCCAGAAGAGCATTATCATCCACACGTCCGAGGACGGCAAGGTACAGGTGACCCGGCCGGACCAAGCCCGCATGGACATTAGGTTAGCCAAAACCCTGGTCCTGATCCTGGTGGTGTTGATCATCTGCTGGGGCCCTCTGCTTGCAATCATGGTGTATGATGTCTTTGGGAAGATGAACAAGCTCATTAAGACGGTGTTTGCATTCTGCAGTATGCTCTGCCTGCTGAACTCCACCGTGAACCCCATCATCTATGCTCTGAGGAGTAAGGACCTGCGACATGCTTTCCGGAGCATGTTTCCCTCTTGTGAAGGCACTGCACAGCCTCTGGATAACAGCATGGGGGACTCAGACTGCCTGCACAAACATGCAAACAACGCAGCCAGTGTTCACAGGGCTGCAGAGAGCTGCATCAAGAGCACGGTCAAGATTGCCAAGGTAACCATGTCTGTGTCCACGGACACATCTGCTGAGGCTCTGTGA